The proteins below come from a single Malus sylvestris chromosome 3, drMalSylv7.2, whole genome shotgun sequence genomic window:
- the LOC126615719 gene encoding MLO-like protein 1: protein MSGGESEEGRTLELTPTWVVAAVCTVIVALSLAAERFLHYGGKYLKKKNQTSLYEALQKIKEELMLLGFISLLLTVFQNPISKFCVSEDVMAHLLPCKLPGEAEKAEPTSHLGGMRRLFAEEGSLQIGYCAKKHKVPLLSLEALHHLHIFIFVLAIVHVTFCVLTVVFGGFQIRRWKVWEDAIAKENYDAEQLLKKKKVKKVTHVHQHAFIRDHFLGMGKNSVFLGWFHSFIKQFYASVTKSDYITLRLGFINTHCSGNPKFNFHKYMMRSLEDDFKKVVGISWYLWIFVVIFLLMNINGWHTYFWIAFVPFLLLLAVGTKLEHIITQLAHEVAEKHIAVEGDLVVQPSDDHFWFGKPRLILFLIHFILFQNAFEIAFFFWIWLQYGFDSCIMGQVKYIVPRLIIGVFIQVLCSYSTLPLYAIVTQMGTHFKKAIFDDHVQVGLVGWAQKVKKKKAMQAANANDASDSGQGSSHEGSAAGSVGIQMAKFMNKATKKEERVTEDN from the coding sequence ATGAGTGGTGGTGAAAGCGAAGAGGGGCGGACGCTAGAGTTGACGCCGACATGGGTGGTCGCGGCGGTGTGCACGGTGATCGTCGCCCTTTCTCTTGCCGCGGAGCGCTTCCTCCACTACGGCGGCAAGTAcctgaagaagaagaaccagACGTCGCTCTACGAAGCGTTGCAGAAAATCAAGGAGGAGCTTATGCTTCTGGGGTTCATCTCTCTGCTCCTCACCGTCTTCCAGAACCCCATCTCCAAGTTCTGCGTCTCGGAGGACGTGATGGCGCATCTCTTGCCGTGCAAACTCCCCGGCGAGGCTGAGAAGGCAGAACCCACCTCCCATTTGGGCGGAATGCGGCGGCTCTTCGCGGAGGAGGGGTCGTTGCAGATCGGGTACTGCGCCAAAAAACACAAGGTGCCGTTGCTGTCGCTCGAAGCTCTGCACCATCTGCACATCTTCATCTTCGTCCTCGCCATCGTCCACGTCACCTTCTGCGTTTTGACTGTGGTTTTCGGAGGGTTTCAGATTCGCCGATGGAAAGTGTGGGAGGATGCGATCGCGAAGGAGAATTATGACGCGGAGCAACTTctcaagaagaaaaaagttaaaaaagttACCCATGTCCACCAGCACGCGTTTATCCGTGACCATTTTCTGGGCATGGGTAAAAATTCGGTCTTTCTCGGTTGGTTTCATTCGTTCATCAAGCAGTTTTACGCATCCGTGACTAAATCCGATTACATCACGCTTCGGCTCGGATTCATCAACACGCATTGCAGCGGAAACCCCAAATTCAATTTCCACAAGTACATGATGCGGTCTTTGGAGGACGATTTCAAgaaagttgttggcatcagttggTATCTGTGGATCTTTGTGGTGATCTTCCTGCTGATGAACATCAACGGCTGGCACACTTACTTCTGGATCGCTTTCGTCCCCTTCTTGCTTCTGCTCGCCGTGGGGACGAAGCTCGAGCACATCATCACCCAATTGGCACACGAAGTTGCAGAGAAACATATAGCAGTCGAAGGGGACCTCGTTGTGCAGCCGTCAGACGATCATTTCTGGTTCGGAAAACCCAGACTAATTCTGTTCTTGATCCATTTTATACTGTTCCAGAACGCTTTCGAAATCGCCTTCTTTTTCTGGATTTGGCTTCAGTACGGGTTCGATTCCTGCATCATGGGGCAAGTGAAGTACATTGTGCCGAGGCTGATCATCGGGGTGTTCATACAGGTGCTCTGCAGCTACAGCACGCTACCGCTTTACGCCATTGTTACGCAGATGGGGACTCATTTCAAGAAGGCGATTTTCGACGACCATGTGCAGGTGGGGCTTGTGGGTTGGGCGCagaaggtgaagaagaagaaggcaatgCAGGCTGCGAATGCCAACGATGCTTCTGATTCTGGACAGGGAAGTTCCCATGAGGGTTCTGCTGCTGGTTCTGTGGGAATTCAGATGGCCAAGTTTATGAACAAGGCAACTAAGAAGGAGGAGAGAGTAACTgaagataattaa